Proteins encoded by one window of Lathyrus oleraceus cultivar Zhongwan6 chromosome 1, CAAS_Psat_ZW6_1.0, whole genome shotgun sequence:
- the LOC127128401 gene encoding albumin-2 produces MTKTGYINAAFRSSQNNEAYLFINDKYVLLDYAPGTSNDKVLYGPTPVRDGFKSLNQTVFGSYGVDCSFDTDNDEAFIFYEKFCALIDYAPHSNKDKIILGPKKIADMFPFFEGTVFENGIDAAYRSTRGKEVYLFKGDQYARIDYETNSMVNKEIKSIRNGFPCFRNTIFESGTDAAFASHKTNEVYFFKGDYYARVTVTPGATDDQIMDGVRKTLDYWPSLRGIIPLEN; encoded by the coding sequence ATGACGAAAACAGGTTACATTAATGCTGCTTTTCGTTCATCTCAGAATAATGAAGCTTATCTTTTCATCAATGATAAGTACGTGTTGTTAGATTATGCTCCAGGAACCAGCAACGATAAGGTTTTGTATGGACCAACTCCTGTTCGTGATGGTTTCAAATCACTTAATCAAACCGTATTTGGAAGCTACGGAGTTGATTGTAGCTTCGACACCGATAATGATGAAGCTTTCAtcttttatgaaaagttttgtGCTCTCATAGACTATGCTCCACATTCCAACAAAGACAAAATCATCTTAGGTCCTAAGAAAATTGCTGACATGTTTCCTTTTTTCGAAGGAACTGTGTTTGAAAACGGGATAGACGCGGCATACAGATCAACTAGGGGCAAAGAAGTTTACTTATTCAAAGGAGATCAGTATGCTCGTATAGACTATGAAACCAACAGTATGGTTAATAAAGAAATCAAAAGCATTCGCAACGGATTTCCTTGTTTCCGTAACACAATCTTTGAGAGTGGAACGGATGCAGCGTTTGCTTCTCACAAGACAAATGAAGTTTACTTTTTCAAAGGTGACTACTATGCACGTGTTACTGTTACACCAGGCGCAACAGATGATCAAATTATGGATGGTGTGAGGAAAACTCTTGACTATTGGCCATCTCTTCGTGGCATAATACCTCTTGAGAATTAA